One Mycolicibacter sp. MU0083 DNA window includes the following coding sequences:
- the tilS gene encoding tRNA lysidine(34) synthetase TilS, producing the protein MDRPGAVAALRAALATFAGRYLAGGDSWAVALSGGPDSLALTAAAAGLRPTTALIVDHGLQAGSAQVAADARSRALELGCVEARVIPVTVGVRGGPEAAARTARYAALADARAGAPVLLGHTLDDQAETVLLGLGRGSGARSMAGMRPYDPPWCRPLLEIRRAATRDACTELGLTPWHDPHNDDARFTRVRLRTEVLPLLEDVLGGGVAQALSRTAIALRENAELIDDLAEQARPGATAGADAQALDAAALTALPGPVRRAVIRRWLLHGGGRGLTDLQIRAVERLVTAWRGQGGVAVGSDLRGERLFAVRGDGLLRLRREPV; encoded by the coding sequence ATGGATCGACCGGGTGCTGTAGCGGCCTTGCGTGCCGCACTGGCGACGTTCGCCGGGCGGTACCTGGCCGGCGGCGACAGTTGGGCGGTGGCGCTGTCGGGCGGGCCGGACTCGCTGGCGCTGACCGCCGCCGCGGCCGGACTGCGCCCCACCACGGCGCTGATCGTCGACCACGGTCTGCAGGCCGGGTCGGCGCAGGTCGCCGCGGACGCCCGCAGCCGGGCGCTGGAGCTGGGCTGCGTCGAGGCCCGAGTCATCCCGGTGACCGTCGGAGTGCGCGGCGGACCGGAAGCGGCGGCGCGCACCGCCCGCTACGCCGCGCTGGCCGATGCCCGCGCCGGCGCCCCGGTCCTGCTGGGGCACACCCTCGACGATCAGGCCGAGACGGTGCTGCTGGGGCTCGGCCGCGGGTCCGGTGCCCGCTCCATGGCCGGGATGCGGCCGTACGACCCGCCGTGGTGCCGCCCGCTGCTGGAGATTCGGCGTGCGGCGACCCGCGACGCCTGCACCGAGCTGGGACTCACCCCCTGGCACGACCCGCACAACGACGACGCCCGTTTCACCCGGGTACGGCTCCGCACCGAAGTGCTGCCGCTGCTCGAGGACGTCCTCGGCGGCGGGGTGGCGCAGGCCCTGTCCCGCACCGCGATCGCACTGCGGGAGAACGCCGAGCTCATCGACGACCTGGCCGAGCAGGCCCGGCCGGGTGCGACCGCCGGTGCGGACGCCCAGGCACTGGACGCGGCCGCCCTGACGGCATTGCCGGGGCCGGTGCGCCGCGCGGTTATCCGGCGCTGGCTGCTCCACGGGGGCGGACGCGGCCTGACCGACCTGCAGATCCGGGCGGTGGAGCGGCTGGTCACCGCGTGGCGCGGGCAGGGTGGGGTGGCGGTCGGGTCGGATCTGCGCGGTGAGCGGTTGTTCGCGGTGCGCGGCGACGGCCTGCTGCGGCTGCGCCGCGAGCCGGTCTGA
- a CDS encoding alpha/beta fold hydrolase has product MCFGVTVASDTGRVTERLIDTNGVTLRVLEAGDAGAPVVLLAHGFPELGYSWRHQIPALAAAGFHVLAPDQRGYGGSSRPDDIAAYDIAALTGDLVGLLDEVGARRAVWIGHDWGGPVVWSAAQLHPDRVAAVVGLSVPPVPRPQLPPTQAFAKVFGDNFFYMLYFQQPGVADAELDSDPARTMRRMMGSLSPADRESALLMNAPGPMGFIDRLAEPSARPDWIGADELEHYISEFTRTGFTGGLNWYRNLDRNWEIMSNPPAATIDVPTMFIAGSADPVLVFTRRDRAAEVVTGPYREVMIDGAGHWLQQERPDEVNAALLEFLAGLPTGAVS; this is encoded by the coding sequence TTGTGCTTTGGTGTGACGGTGGCCTCAGACACCGGACGCGTGACCGAACGACTGATCGACACCAACGGCGTGACCCTGCGGGTCCTGGAAGCGGGCGACGCCGGCGCCCCGGTGGTGTTGCTGGCACACGGCTTCCCGGAACTGGGCTACTCGTGGCGCCATCAGATCCCGGCGCTGGCCGCCGCCGGCTTCCACGTGCTGGCCCCCGACCAGCGCGGCTACGGCGGCTCGTCGCGACCGGATGACATCGCGGCCTATGACATCGCGGCCCTCACCGGCGACCTGGTCGGACTGCTCGACGAGGTCGGCGCCCGGCGCGCGGTCTGGATCGGGCACGACTGGGGTGGCCCGGTGGTCTGGAGTGCCGCGCAACTGCACCCCGACCGGGTGGCCGCGGTGGTGGGGCTGAGCGTGCCCCCGGTGCCGCGACCGCAACTGCCGCCGACGCAGGCATTCGCCAAGGTCTTCGGCGACAACTTCTTCTACATGCTCTATTTCCAGCAGCCCGGCGTCGCCGATGCGGAACTGGATTCCGACCCGGCACGGACCATGCGCCGGATGATGGGCAGCCTGTCCCCCGCCGACCGGGAATCGGCGCTGCTGATGAACGCCCCCGGCCCGATGGGTTTCATCGACCGCCTGGCCGAGCCGTCGGCACGCCCGGACTGGATCGGCGCCGACGAACTCGAGCACTACATCTCCGAATTCACCCGCACCGGCTTCACCGGTGGGTTGAACTGGTACCGCAACCTCGACCGCAACTGGGAGATCATGAGCAATCCACCCGCCGCCACCATCGACGTGCCCACCATGTTCATCGCCGGATCCGCAGATCCGGTGCTGGTATTCACCCGCCGGGACCGGGCGGCCGAGGTCGTCACCGGCCCCTACCGGGAGGTGATGATCGACGGCGCGGGCCACTGGCTGCAGCAGGAACGGCCCGACGAGGTCAACGCCGCCCTGCTGGAGTTCCTCGCCGGCCTGCCGACCGGAGCGGTCTCGTGA
- the ftsH gene encoding ATP-dependent zinc metalloprotease FtsH: MNRKNVIRTVTAIAVVLVLGWSFFYFSDDTRGYKPVDTSVAVAQIHSGNVKSAQLDDREQQLRLVLKKPLTSVEVDGAAGKTGKVDKSGREEKVDKLITKYPTGYAVPLYTALTKQKAEINTVVNQGSVLGSLLIYMLPMLLLIGLFVMFSRMQGGARMGFGFGKSRAKQLGKDMPKTTFADVAGVDEAVEELYEIKDFLQNPGRYQALGAKIPKGVLLYGPPGTGKTLLARAVAGEAGVPFFTISGSDFVEMFVGVGASRVRDLFEQAKQNSPCIVFVDEIDAVGRQRGAGMGGGHDEREQTLNQLLVEMDGFGERAGVILIAATNRPDILDPALLRPGRFDRQIPVTNPDIAGRRAVLRVHAKGKPIGPDADLDGLAKRTVGMSGADLSNVINEAALLTARENGTVITGAALEEAVDRVIGGPRRKSRIISEHEKKITAYHEGGHTLAAWAMPDIDPVYKVTILARGRTGGHAVAVPEEDKGLRTRSEMIAQLVFAMGGRAAEELVFREPTTGASSDIEKATAVARAMVTEYGMSAKLGAVRYGSDHGDPFVGRAMGTQPDYSHEVARDIDDEVRKLIEAAHTEAWEILTEYRDVLDVLAGELLEKETLHRADLEKIFGDVTKRPRLTAFDDFGGRVPSDKPPIKTPGELAIERGEPWPQPKPEPAFKAAIAQASREAAAANGAPVPGEAVPPSTQPDYGAPAGWHAPGWPPPGQQPQHPQHPQQPGYWYPPQHYPQQGYPPAQHYPPGSYPPAGPYPGAAPPPPPPAESEKPSGE, encoded by the coding sequence ATGAATCGCAAAAATGTGATCCGCACCGTAACCGCGATCGCGGTGGTGTTGGTGCTCGGGTGGTCGTTTTTCTATTTCAGCGACGACACCCGCGGATACAAACCCGTCGACACCTCGGTCGCGGTGGCCCAAATCCACAGTGGCAACGTCAAGAGCGCTCAGCTCGACGACCGTGAGCAACAGCTGCGGCTGGTGCTGAAGAAACCGCTCACCAGCGTCGAGGTCGACGGCGCCGCCGGCAAGACCGGCAAGGTCGACAAGTCCGGCCGCGAAGAGAAGGTCGACAAGCTGATCACCAAGTACCCGACCGGGTACGCCGTGCCGCTCTACACCGCGCTGACCAAGCAAAAGGCCGAGATCAACACCGTCGTCAACCAGGGCAGCGTGCTCGGTTCACTGTTGATCTACATGCTGCCGATGCTGCTGCTGATCGGCCTGTTCGTGATGTTCTCCCGCATGCAGGGCGGCGCCCGGATGGGCTTCGGATTCGGCAAGTCGCGGGCCAAGCAACTCGGCAAGGACATGCCCAAGACCACCTTCGCCGACGTCGCCGGCGTCGACGAGGCGGTCGAGGAGCTCTACGAGATCAAAGATTTCCTGCAGAACCCGGGCCGCTACCAGGCGTTGGGCGCCAAGATCCCCAAGGGCGTGCTGCTCTACGGCCCGCCGGGAACCGGTAAGACCCTGCTGGCCCGTGCGGTGGCGGGGGAGGCCGGGGTGCCGTTCTTCACCATCTCCGGGTCGGACTTCGTCGAGATGTTCGTCGGCGTCGGCGCCTCCCGGGTGCGTGACCTGTTCGAGCAGGCCAAGCAGAACAGCCCCTGCATCGTGTTCGTCGACGAGATCGACGCCGTCGGCCGGCAGCGCGGCGCCGGCATGGGCGGCGGGCACGACGAGCGTGAACAGACCCTCAACCAGTTGCTGGTGGAGATGGACGGGTTCGGTGAGCGGGCCGGGGTCATCCTGATCGCCGCCACCAACCGTCCGGACATCCTCGACCCGGCGCTGCTGCGGCCCGGCCGCTTCGACCGCCAGATCCCGGTGACCAATCCCGACATCGCCGGCCGGCGCGCGGTGCTGCGGGTGCACGCCAAGGGCAAGCCGATCGGGCCGGACGCCGACCTGGACGGGCTGGCCAAGCGCACCGTCGGGATGTCCGGCGCCGACCTGTCCAACGTGATCAACGAGGCCGCGCTGCTGACCGCGCGCGAGAACGGCACCGTGATCACCGGTGCCGCGCTGGAGGAGGCGGTGGACCGGGTGATCGGCGGCCCGCGCCGCAAGAGCCGGATCATCAGCGAGCACGAGAAGAAGATCACCGCCTACCACGAGGGCGGACACACCCTGGCGGCGTGGGCGATGCCCGACATCGACCCGGTCTACAAGGTGACGATCCTGGCCCGCGGCCGCACCGGCGGCCACGCGGTGGCCGTGCCCGAGGAGGACAAGGGCCTGCGCACCCGCTCGGAGATGATCGCCCAGCTGGTCTTCGCCATGGGCGGGCGCGCCGCCGAGGAGCTGGTGTTCCGCGAGCCCACCACCGGCGCGTCCTCCGACATCGAGAAGGCCACCGCGGTCGCGCGCGCTATGGTCACCGAGTACGGCATGAGCGCCAAGCTCGGCGCGGTCCGCTACGGCAGCGATCACGGTGACCCGTTCGTCGGCCGTGCGATGGGCACCCAGCCGGACTACTCGCACGAGGTGGCCCGCGACATCGACGACGAGGTGCGCAAGCTGATCGAGGCCGCGCACACCGAGGCGTGGGAGATCCTCACCGAGTACCGCGACGTCCTCGACGTGCTGGCCGGCGAGCTGCTGGAGAAGGAGACACTGCACCGCGCCGACCTGGAGAAGATCTTCGGCGATGTGACCAAGCGGCCCCGGTTGACCGCGTTCGACGACTTCGGCGGGCGGGTGCCGTCGGACAAGCCGCCGATCAAGACCCCGGGCGAGCTGGCCATCGAGCGCGGCGAGCCGTGGCCGCAACCCAAACCCGAACCGGCGTTCAAGGCCGCCATCGCCCAGGCGAGCCGGGAAGCGGCCGCCGCCAACGGCGCTCCGGTGCCCGGCGAGGCCGTGCCGCCGAGCACCCAGCCCGACTACGGCGCCCCGGCGGGCTGGCACGCCCCCGGCTGGCCGCCCCCCGGCCAGCAGCCGCAGCACCCGCAGCACCCGCAGCAGCCGGGCTATTGGTATCCGCCCCAGCACTATCCGCAGCAAGGCTACCCGCCCGCCCAGCACTACCCGCCCGGGTCCTATCCGCCTGCCGGGCCCTACCCCGGTGCGGCCCCGCCGCCGCCACCGCCTGCAGAGTCGGAGAAGCCGTCCGGTGAGTGA
- the folP gene encoding dihydropteroate synthase, which translates to MSTTRVQVVGVVNVTADSFSDGGRYLSVDRAVAHGLALAGQGAAIIDVGGESTRPGAVRVDPRAEAQRVLPVVEALVAQGVTVSIDTMNAAVAGAALDAGAAIVNDVSGGAADPGMAPLLAGSGASWVLMHWRPVDPADPHRVPCYRDVVAEVRADLLAAVDAAVAAGVDPAKLIIDPGLGFAKTAQHNWALLNALPQLTETGFPVLVGASRKRFLGTLLSGADGTPRPPDERETATAVVSALSALHGAWGVRVHDVRSTVDALRVVGAWSQGGAGGD; encoded by the coding sequence GTGAGCACGACACGCGTGCAGGTCGTCGGGGTGGTCAACGTCACCGCCGATTCGTTCTCCGACGGCGGTCGCTACCTCAGCGTCGACCGCGCGGTCGCCCACGGCCTGGCACTGGCGGGTCAAGGCGCTGCGATCATCGACGTCGGGGGTGAGTCGACCCGGCCGGGCGCGGTCCGTGTCGACCCGCGGGCGGAGGCGCAGCGGGTCCTCCCGGTGGTCGAAGCGCTTGTCGCACAGGGTGTCACGGTCAGCATCGACACCATGAACGCCGCCGTCGCCGGTGCCGCGCTCGACGCCGGCGCGGCGATCGTCAACGACGTCTCCGGTGGGGCCGCGGACCCGGGCATGGCGCCGCTGCTGGCCGGCTCGGGCGCATCGTGGGTGCTGATGCACTGGCGGCCGGTCGATCCCGCCGACCCGCATCGGGTTCCGTGCTATCGCGACGTCGTCGCCGAGGTCCGTGCCGACCTGCTGGCCGCCGTCGATGCGGCGGTGGCCGCCGGGGTGGACCCGGCGAAGCTGATCATCGATCCCGGACTGGGATTCGCCAAGACGGCGCAACACAATTGGGCGCTGCTGAACGCGTTGCCGCAGTTGACCGAGACCGGATTCCCGGTGCTGGTCGGCGCGTCGCGCAAGCGCTTTCTCGGTACGCTGCTGTCCGGTGCGGACGGCACGCCGCGGCCGCCCGATGAGCGGGAGACCGCCACCGCGGTGGTCTCGGCGTTGTCGGCGCTGCACGGCGCCTGGGGCGTACGGGTGCACGATGTGCGGTCCACGGTGGACGCACTGCGGGTGGTCGGAGCGTGGAGTCAAGGAGGCGCGGGCGGTGACTGA
- a CDS encoding zinc-binding dehydrogenase, with the protein MRAAVLRDGRMVYRDDVPEPTPGPGQVLVEVTACGICGSDLHFASHGEQMLAATQSMSGSPSSGTTVDLGADIFMGHEFAAKVLAAGPETETFAPGTPVTSIPVLLAAKGIEPIVYSNTTLGGYAEKMLLSAPLLVPIPNGLDPRHAALTEPMAVGLHAVNKSGITPGETALVLGCGPIGMAIIAALHTSGVENIVAADYSSARRALATTMGAHVALDPALQSPFDAVTPKVVFEAVGAPGIIDDVLRRAPVGTRLVVAGVCMDADTVHPFYAIAKEINIQFVLAYEPAEFTASLRAIAEGHIDVAPLITGEVGLDGVGAAFDELADPDRHCKILVTP; encoded by the coding sequence ATGCGTGCGGCGGTGCTGCGCGACGGGCGGATGGTCTACCGGGACGACGTGCCGGAGCCGACGCCCGGCCCGGGGCAGGTGCTCGTGGAAGTGACGGCCTGCGGGATCTGTGGCTCCGATCTGCATTTCGCCTCCCACGGCGAACAGATGCTGGCCGCCACGCAGTCGATGTCGGGCAGCCCGTCGTCCGGCACGACCGTCGACCTGGGTGCCGACATCTTCATGGGCCACGAGTTCGCCGCGAAGGTGCTCGCCGCCGGCCCGGAGACCGAGACCTTCGCCCCCGGCACCCCGGTCACCTCGATTCCGGTCCTGTTGGCCGCCAAGGGCATCGAGCCGATCGTCTACTCCAACACCACGTTGGGCGGCTACGCCGAGAAGATGCTGCTGTCGGCCCCGCTGCTGGTGCCGATCCCCAACGGGCTGGATCCCCGCCACGCCGCCCTGACCGAGCCGATGGCGGTGGGCCTGCATGCGGTCAACAAGTCCGGTATCACCCCCGGCGAGACGGCACTGGTGCTGGGCTGCGGGCCGATCGGCATGGCGATCATCGCCGCACTGCACACGTCTGGCGTGGAAAACATTGTGGCGGCGGACTATTCGTCGGCACGACGTGCGCTGGCGACGACGATGGGCGCACATGTCGCACTCGACCCGGCGCTGCAGTCCCCGTTCGACGCGGTCACACCGAAGGTGGTCTTCGAAGCGGTCGGTGCACCCGGGATCATCGACGACGTGCTGCGGCGGGCGCCGGTGGGCACCCGACTGGTGGTCGCGGGAGTCTGCATGGACGCCGACACCGTGCACCCGTTCTACGCCATCGCCAAAGAGATCAACATCCAGTTCGTGCTGGCCTACGAACCGGCGGAGTTCACCGCGTCGCTTCGCGCGATCGCCGAGGGCCACATCGACGTGGCGCCGCTGATCACCGGCGAGGTCGGACTCGACGGCGTGGGCGCGGCGTTCGACGAACTGGCCGATCCCGACCGGCACTGCAAGATCCTGGTCACGCCGTAG
- a CDS encoding SCO6745 family protein, which produces MSIAPSRALSAAIEPFSGQVYFSPECHRGYAALGFGASPATSGGVELPDGPAYFCSRGSALGQAPGEVIAATFAVFNPAVVVPAVDYGWKLTDAPTIRAARTEGAVGQLRRVLGAAPDGLDRALQLLQRAADGLPVAGKPLFAGLVADGLTGDPLTDAWLLADQLREFRGDAHVNAWVAGGFDAVEIGLITELYRGMPPRTYVRSRAWSDDELTAGEERLAERGLARDGVLSDAGRAAREAVETATDAACAPILARLGDDLGELVELVGGWSEQLVEAGGFPKI; this is translated from the coding sequence ATGAGCATCGCGCCGTCTCGAGCACTGTCCGCCGCCATCGAGCCGTTCTCCGGCCAGGTGTACTTCTCCCCGGAATGTCATCGCGGTTACGCGGCCCTCGGCTTCGGCGCCAGTCCCGCGACATCGGGGGGTGTCGAACTGCCCGACGGCCCGGCGTACTTCTGCAGCCGCGGCTCGGCGCTGGGGCAGGCACCCGGCGAGGTGATCGCCGCGACCTTCGCGGTGTTCAACCCGGCCGTGGTGGTGCCCGCCGTCGACTACGGGTGGAAGCTGACCGACGCGCCGACCATCCGCGCCGCCCGCACCGAAGGCGCGGTGGGACAGCTGCGCCGCGTGCTCGGTGCCGCGCCGGACGGCCTGGATCGTGCGCTTCAGCTGCTGCAGCGGGCCGCCGACGGACTCCCGGTGGCCGGCAAGCCGCTGTTCGCCGGCCTGGTGGCCGACGGACTGACCGGTGACCCCCTGACCGACGCCTGGCTGCTGGCCGACCAGCTGCGTGAGTTCCGCGGCGACGCGCACGTGAACGCCTGGGTCGCAGGCGGTTTCGATGCCGTGGAGATCGGTTTGATCACCGAGCTGTACCGGGGGATGCCGCCGCGCACCTACGTCCGGTCCCGGGCCTGGAGCGACGACGAGCTGACCGCCGGTGAAGAGCGGCTGGCCGAACGGGGCCTGGCGCGCGACGGGGTGCTCAGCGATGCCGGCCGCGCCGCCCGCGAGGCCGTGGAGACCGCCACCGACGCGGCGTGCGCCCCCATCCTGGCCCGCCTCGGCGACGACCTCGGCGAGCTCGTCGAGTTGGTCGGCGGATGGTCCGAGCAGTTGGTCGAGGCCGGCGGCTTCCCCAAGATCTGA
- the hpt gene encoding hypoxanthine phosphoribosyltransferase, protein MQLVVGRRAWHAVRVAAISSGQGPELYAGDIKSVLLTEETIRARTAELGAQIAADYADDRADNDDLLLITVLKGAVLFVTDLARAIPLPTQFEFMAVSSYGSSTSSSGVVRILKDLDRDISDRDVLIVEDIVDSGLTLSWLLRNLATRRPRSLRVCTLLRKPDAARADVDIAYVGFDVPNEFVVGYGLDYIERYRDLPYIGTLDPRVYQS, encoded by the coding sequence CTGCAGTTGGTTGTCGGCCGACGGGCATGGCACGCTGTGCGGGTGGCTGCGATCTCGTCGGGGCAAGGACCCGAGTTGTACGCGGGGGACATCAAATCGGTTCTGCTGACCGAAGAGACGATCCGGGCCCGCACCGCCGAACTCGGGGCGCAGATCGCCGCCGACTACGCCGACGACCGTGCCGACAACGACGACCTGCTGCTGATCACCGTGCTCAAGGGTGCGGTGCTGTTCGTCACCGACCTGGCCCGGGCGATTCCGCTGCCCACCCAGTTCGAGTTCATGGCGGTCAGCTCCTACGGCTCGTCCACCTCGTCGTCGGGCGTGGTGCGCATCCTCAAGGATCTCGACCGTGACATCAGTGACCGCGACGTGCTCATCGTCGAGGACATCGTCGACTCCGGTTTGACCCTGTCGTGGCTGCTGCGCAACCTGGCGACCCGTCGGCCCCGCTCCCTGCGGGTCTGCACGCTGCTGCGCAAGCCCGATGCCGCGCGCGCCGACGTCGACATCGCCTATGTGGGCTTTGACGTCCCGAACGAATTCGTGGTGGGCTACGGCCTGGACTACATCGAGCGCTACCGCGACCTGCCCTACATCGGCACCCTGGACCCGCGGGTCTATCAGAGCTGA
- a CDS encoding SIMPL domain-containing protein yields MPTHRARKAVRRSTILTLAGLTSLALAGCDATPGGASDGSRQVTVVGTGEVQGIPDTLTTEAGIEFVAADVTTAMNQTSERQQEVIEALVDAGVDRKDISTTGVSLQPQYGNPEPGGTSTITGYRAGNTIRVKVERDNASQVLAVIVNKGRDAARINGISYSIDDDSELVRDARERAFNDAKDRAEQYAQLSGQHLGRVLSISEVAGDTPPAPAGMPMPRAMAAAPPVEPGQQTVSFTVTAVWELD; encoded by the coding sequence ATGCCGACACACCGTGCCCGCAAAGCCGTCCGCCGGTCGACGATCCTGACGTTGGCGGGCCTGACCTCCCTCGCACTGGCCGGTTGCGACGCCACGCCGGGCGGTGCGTCCGACGGCTCGCGCCAGGTGACCGTGGTGGGCACCGGAGAGGTCCAGGGCATTCCGGACACCCTGACCACCGAGGCGGGCATCGAGTTCGTCGCCGCGGACGTCACCACCGCGATGAACCAGACCAGTGAGCGTCAGCAGGAGGTGATCGAGGCCCTGGTGGATGCCGGCGTGGACCGCAAGGACATCAGCACCACCGGGGTCAGCCTGCAGCCGCAGTACGGCAATCCCGAGCCCGGCGGCACCTCGACGATCACCGGGTACCGGGCCGGCAACACCATCCGGGTGAAGGTGGAGCGCGACAACGCCTCGCAGGTGCTCGCGGTGATCGTGAACAAGGGCAGGGACGCCGCCCGGATCAACGGGATCAGCTACTCCATCGACGACGATTCGGAACTGGTGCGCGACGCCCGCGAACGCGCCTTCAACGACGCCAAGGACCGAGCCGAGCAGTACGCGCAGTTGTCCGGCCAGCATCTGGGCCGGGTGCTGTCGATCTCCGAGGTGGCCGGCGACACGCCGCCGGCGCCGGCGGGCATGCCGATGCCGCGGGCGATGGCCGCGGCACCCCCGGTCGAGCCCGGCCAGCAGACCGTGAGCTTCACCGTGACGGCGGTCTGGGAGCTCGACTAA
- the folE gene encoding GTP cyclohydrolase I FolE gives MFDQARAEAAVRELLLAVGEDPDRQGLLDTPARVARAYQEMFAGLYTDPDTVLETTFDEEHEELVIVKEIPLYSTCEHHLVSFHGVAHVGYIPGYDGRITGLSKLARVVDLYAKRPQVQERLTAQVADALMRKLNPRGVIVVVEAEHLCMAMRGVRKPGAITTTSAVRGQFKTDSTSRAEALELIRRR, from the coding sequence ATTTTCGATCAGGCGCGCGCCGAGGCCGCCGTGCGCGAATTGCTCCTCGCGGTGGGTGAAGACCCGGACCGCCAGGGGCTGCTCGACACCCCGGCGCGGGTGGCGCGGGCCTATCAGGAGATGTTCGCCGGGCTCTACACCGATCCGGACACCGTGTTGGAGACCACCTTCGACGAGGAACACGAAGAGCTGGTGATCGTCAAGGAGATCCCGCTCTACTCGACCTGCGAGCACCATCTGGTGTCGTTCCACGGGGTGGCGCACGTCGGGTACATCCCCGGTTACGACGGCCGGATCACCGGACTGTCCAAACTGGCTCGGGTGGTCGACCTCTACGCCAAGCGGCCGCAGGTGCAGGAGCGGCTGACCGCGCAGGTCGCCGACGCCCTGATGCGCAAACTCAATCCGCGCGGGGTCATCGTGGTGGTCGAGGCCGAGCACCTGTGCATGGCGATGCGGGGCGTGCGCAAGCCCGGCGCCATCACCACCACGTCGGCGGTCCGCGGCCAGTTCAAAACCGACAGCACATCGCGCGCTGAGGCTCTGGAACTCATCCGGCGCAGGTGA
- a CDS encoding LLM class flavin-dependent oxidoreductase, whose amino-acid sequence MRFGVFITPFHALGQSPTVALEYDLDRVVALDRLGFDEAWFGEHHSGGYELIACPEVFIAAAAERTKHIRLGTGVVSLPYHHPLMVADRWVLLDHLTRGRVMFGTGPGALPTDAHMMGIDPVEQRRMMQESLEAILALFRAEPGELVTRHSDWFTLRDASLHIRPYTWPYPEISAAAMVSPSGPRLAGALGTSLLSLSMSVPGGFAALENTWGVVCDQAAKAGHPEPDRDNWRVLSIMHIADTREQAIADCTYGLQDFANYFGAAGFVPLASEVEGSPQTPTEFVEAYAAAGSCCIGTPDDAIAHITDLLERSGGFGTLLFLGHDWASPEATYHSYELLARKVIPHFKGQLAAPRASHEWAKGMRDTLFGRAGEAIKNAVVEHVTDTGGGSH is encoded by the coding sequence ATGCGTTTCGGGGTCTTCATCACCCCGTTCCACGCCCTGGGCCAATCACCCACCGTCGCCCTGGAATACGACCTGGACCGGGTCGTGGCGCTGGACCGGCTGGGGTTCGACGAGGCCTGGTTCGGCGAACACCACTCGGGCGGTTACGAGCTGATCGCCTGCCCGGAGGTGTTCATCGCGGCGGCCGCCGAACGCACCAAGCACATCCGGCTGGGCACCGGGGTGGTCTCGCTGCCCTATCACCACCCGTTGATGGTCGCCGACCGCTGGGTGCTGCTGGACCATCTGACCCGCGGCCGGGTGATGTTCGGCACCGGGCCGGGCGCGCTGCCCACCGACGCGCACATGATGGGCATCGACCCCGTCGAGCAACGCCGGATGATGCAGGAGTCCCTGGAGGCGATCCTGGCGCTGTTCCGGGCCGAGCCGGGAGAACTGGTCACCCGGCACTCGGACTGGTTCACCCTGCGCGACGCATCCCTGCACATCCGCCCCTACACCTGGCCCTACCCGGAGATCTCGGCGGCGGCCATGGTCTCGCCGTCCGGTCCGCGGCTGGCCGGCGCGCTGGGCACGTCGCTGCTGTCGCTGTCGATGTCGGTGCCAGGCGGTTTCGCCGCCCTGGAGAACACCTGGGGAGTGGTCTGCGATCAGGCGGCCAAGGCCGGCCACCCCGAGCCGGACCGCGACAACTGGCGGGTGCTGAGCATTATGCACATCGCCGATACCCGAGAGCAGGCGATCGCCGACTGCACCTACGGCCTGCAGGACTTCGCGAACTACTTCGGGGCGGCGGGCTTCGTGCCGCTGGCCAGTGAAGTCGAGGGGTCGCCGCAGACGCCGACGGAGTTCGTCGAGGCCTACGCCGCGGCCGGCAGCTGCTGCATCGGCACCCCCGATGACGCGATCGCGCACATCACCGACCTGCTGGAGCGGTCCGGCGGCTTCGGGACGTTGCTGTTCCTCGGACACGACTGGGCTTCCCCGGAGGCCACCTACCACAGCTATGAGCTGTTGGCCCGCAAGGTCATTCCGCACTTCAAGGGCCAGCTCGCCGCGCCGCGGGCCTCGCACGAGTGGGCCAAGGGCATGCGCGACACACTGTTCGGCCGCGCCGGTGAGGCGATCAAGAACGCCGTGGTCGAGCACGTCACCGACACCGGGGGCGGGTCGCACTGA